One segment of Solanum lycopersicum chromosome 1, SLM_r2.1 DNA contains the following:
- the LOC101252827 gene encoding uncharacterized protein isoform X7 codes for MKKSNFSSPLPQKSMNNSRQQLFDSLTSHISLYNSQKPPFPNHNPNPRSSLIKWFSSLSIPQRQAHLTIVHSNFVQILLQMLGKLQSNGHGFFFILPDMPSDGSDLPSVCFRKSHGLLARVAESNESERRVRQSVRIFNSKEGEGENGVSGLLDFVDALTVSEEFVGNVDTFVNAMDGVTNRKFLRGEESGLSSEWVELGWLKEKGYYSIEAFVANRLEVALRLAWLNHNNGKKRGVKLKDKVNSVGVGANAFWRKKGCVDWWGKLDEATRVKILRNGLGKAAKSLITDTLKGARGVSADKTWLCSSTLEQPLRGNPTLSDRRNFMNLSVSDARVAKKSMHHASVFGVSCSFNQLLDCLFMLEDISTVLLACPHSVCEPPDSEKLFFSSFESVNTLSDCILRKLRGLLMIISLDCTKYELLEDENLNSLPKQNKEILGASNRKKKGKNRKVKKSNSLPKPKTDGLRPAKSTEDKGDTSMRCDNVYNSSSTGLVDKFCGDNVHSSLPSGSVNREQQKDHVKESLPSLIDMGEGPDNQTVRSASRKKRKERNKIKNPSLITSGEDGKCPKRNSQKSFISVNSREMSILSRSSRDSGSAGSFEGYRNPCLTDHLPKEGVMENGTVAVAVETTNREGDSAISSVMPAIESGRTLSNGKEFKKLNRAGFLEQKIEVGDANTNLTSLQEKGSVDVYDTGPMNSPSYVSYEWPSVAPVHLPCGDSHLPRATDRLHLDVSRNWKSHFRHSFLRNVRHVRNSSIETGCPGIISGPLPMSLDWPPMVRSINRLAAPSVTCNYDAGFISRRTSFQQDIAAQSMHCNVVSTEDERVYSGDLMDFSDLANSHEVGEDHDYHWMSEEELEVHAVSGVDYNQYFGGGVMYWNPSDHLGTNFSRPPSLSSDDSSWAWRDADMNRAVDDMVAFSSSYSTNGSEITSKVLQSSSSADLVTVENASGSLSSLPAEVEAKSVDSLAYPILRPIVIPSMSRERSRSDFKRSHDHKSPCVPPSRREQPRIKRPPSPVVLCVPRAPHPPPPSPVGDSRRHRGFPTVRSGSSSPRQWGVKGWFHDGINFEEACIRMDGSEVVWPAWRSKSLSAHQLTQPLPGALLQDRLIAISQLTRDQEHPDVAFPLQPPETLNSTAKKACLSMIHSRLHNEIENFCKQVASENLIRKPYINWAVKRVARSLQVLWPRSRTNIFGSNATGLSLPSSDVDLVVSLPPVRNLEPIKEAGILEGRNGIKETCLQHAARYLANQEWVKNDSLKIVENTAIPIIMLVVEVPHDLISSSLSNLQTPKAEPTELTVEEGNTFQADSTCSDSSSSPQWSKMNECVKDVKAVRLDISFKSPSHTGLQTTELVKELTEQFPATTPLALVLKQFLADRSLDQSYSGGLSSYCLVLLITRFLQHEHHHSRPIDQNLGSLLMDFFYFFGNVFDPRQIRVSIQGSGLYINRERGCSIDPICIDDPLYPTNNVGRNCFRIHQCIKAFADAYSILENEIASLPCNDESNSVPQVKLLPRIVPSIEVSEVS; via the exons atgaaaaaatcgaACTTTAGTTCGCCTTTGCCCCAAAAATCTATGAACAATTCAAGACAGCAGCTTTTTGATTCCCTCACATCTCACATTTCTCTCTACAATTCACAAAAACCTCCATTTCCTAAtcataaccctaaccctagatCATCGCTGATCAAATGGTTCTCTTCCCTTTCGATTCCTCAACGCCAAGCTCATCTCACAATTGTTCACTCGAATTTCGTTCAAATCCTGTTGCAAATGCTTGGTAAACTTCAATCCAATGGTCATGGGTTTTTCTTCATCCTACCTGACATGCCTTCAGATGGTTCTGATCTTCCAAGCGTTTGTTTCAGGAAGTCTCATGGGTTATTAGCTCGAGTTGCGGAGTCCAATGAGTCAGAAAGGCGAGTTCGTCAGTCTGTACGGATTTTCAACTCGAAAGAAGGAGAAGGGGAAAATGGGGTTTCGGGTTTGTTGGATTTTGTTGATGCTTTGACTGTAAGTGAGGAATTTGTTGGAAATGTGGATACTTTTGTGAATGCAATGGATGGTGTTACGAATAGGAAGTTTTTGAGAGGGGAAGAAAGTGGGTTGAGCTCAGAATGGGTGGAATTGGGGTGGTTGAAAGAGAAGGGTTATTATAGCATCGAGGCTTTTGTGGCGAATAGGTTGGAGGTGGCGTTACGATTGGCATGGTTGAATCATAATAATGGGAAAAAGAGAGGTGTAAAGCTGAAAGATAAGGTGAATTCTGTAGGTGTAGGGGCAAATGCATTTTGGAGGAAGAAAGGGTGTGTAGACTGGTGGGGTAAGTTAGATGAGGCAACAAGGGTCAAGATTCTTCGTAATGGCTTAGGGAAGGCAGCAAAATCACTG ATTACTGACACTTTGAAAGGGGCAAGAGGTGTTTCAGCGGATAAAACTTGGCTATGCAGTTCAACACTAGAACAACCTCTGAGGGGTAATCCTACTTTGTCTGATCGAAGAAACTTTATGAATCTCAGTGTGTCAGATGCAAGAGTTGCAAAAAAGAGCATGCATCATGCATCAGTGTTTGGAGTCTCGTGTTCATTCAACCAGTTACTTGATTGTTTGTTTATGCTTGAGGATATCTCCACTGTGCTGTTGGCATGTCCACATTCTGTTTGCGAGCCTCCTGATAGTGAAAAATTATTCTTTAGTTCATTTGAATCTGTTAATACTCTTTCTGATtgtatattaagaaaattacgGGGGTTACTCATGATTATTTCTCTTGACTGTACAAAGTATGAGCTACTAGAGGACGAAAACTTGAATTCCTTACCAAAGCAAAACAAAGAGATACTTGGTGCTTCGAACCgtaagaaaaaagggaaaaaccGTAAGGTGAAGAAATCAAATTCTTTGCCAAAACCTAAAACAGATGGTTTGAGGCCTGCTAAAAGCACTGAG GACAAGGGAGACACATCCATGCGTTGTGATAATGTATATAATAGTTCGTCTACTGGTTTGGTCGATAAATTTTGTGGCGATAATGTACATAGTAGTTTGCCCAGTGGATCGGTCAACAGAGAACAGCAGAAGGATCATGTTAAAGAGAGTCTTCCATCTTTGATCGATATG GGTGAAGGACCAGATAATCAAACTGTTAGAAGTGCTTCaaggaagaaaaggaaagaaagaaacaagatTAAGAACCCTAGCTTGATAACTTCTGGGGAAGATGGTAAATGTCCGAAAAGAAATTCTCAGAAGTCCTTTATTTCTGTCAACTCCCGAG AAATGAGCATTCTGAGTCGAAGCAGTAGGGATTCTGGTTCTGCTGGTTCTTTTGAAGGTTACAGGAATCCTTGTTTGACAGACCATTTGCCCAAAGAGGGAGTGATGGAAAATGGAACGGTAGCTGTTGCAGTGGAAACTACCAATAGGGAAGGCGATTCTGCTATATCTTCTGTAATGCCTGCGATTGAATCTGGACGCACTCTTTCAAACGGCAAGGAGTTCAAAAAATTGAACAGAGCAGGTTTTCTTGAGCAGAAAATTGAAGTTGGTGATGCCAACACAAATTTGACCTCGTTACAGGAGAAAGGAAGTGTTGATGTTTATGATACAGGGCCGATGAATTCTCCATCTTATGTTTCGTATGAGTGGCCCAGTGTAGCTCCTGTTCATCTTCCATGCGGTGATTCACATCTCCCACGGGCTACTGATAGATTGCACCTTGATGTCAGTCGCAACTGGAAAAGTCATTTTCGTCATTCTTTTCTACGCAACGTACGCCATGTAAGAAATTCTTCAATTGAAACAGGATGCCCTGGAATCATATCTGGACCTTTGCCAATGAGTTTAGATTGGCCCCCAATGGTGCGCAGTATCAATAGACTAGCTGCTCCATCAGTTACATGCAATTATGATGCTGGGTTTATATCTAGGAGAACGTCTTTCCAGCAAGATATAGCAGCTCAAAGCATGCACTGCAATGTGGTGAGTACTGAGGATGAAAGGGTGTATTCTGGTGACTTAATGGACTTCTCCGATCTTGCAAATTCACATGAAGTGGGTGAAGACCATGATTATCACTGGATGTCTGAAGAAGAGTTAGAGGTACATGCTGTTTCCGGGGTGGACTATAATCAGTACTTTGGAGGTGGTGTTATGTATTGGAATCCTTCTGATCATCTTGGTACTAATTTTTCACGTCCTCCCTCTCTTAGCTCGGATGATAGCTCATGGGCATGGAGGGACGCAGACATGAATAGGGCAGTTGATGATATGGTTGCCTTCTCTTCTTCCTACAGTACAAATG GAAGTGAGATTACCAGCAAGGTTCTGCAGTCATCATCATCAGCAGATCTAGTGACAGTAGAGAATGCTTCAGGATCCTTGTCCAGTTTGCCCGCTGAAGTTGAAGCAAAGTCTGTGGATTCACTCGCATACCCCATTTTACGACCCATTGTCATTCCCAGTATGTCTCGGGAGAGATCAAGATCAGATTTTAAGCGCAGTCATGATCATAAAAGTCCTTGTGTTCCTCCCAGTAGGCGGGAGCAACCTAGGATCAAGAGGCCTCCATCACCTGTTGTCCTCTGTGTTCCACGTGCTCCTCATCCGCCTCCTCCTTCTCCAGTTGGTGATTCTAGAAGGCACAGAGGTTTTCCAACAGTTCGGTCTGGTAGCTCCAGCCCTAGGCAGTGGGGTGTCAAAGGTTGGTTCCATGATGGAATTAATTTTGAAGAAGCCTGTATACGCATGGATGGTAGTGAAGTAGTTTGGCCTGCTTGGAGGAGTAAAAGTCTCTCAGCCCATCAGTTAACGCAACCTCTACCTGGAGCTTTGCTGCAGGACCGCCTAATCGCAATTTCACAGTTAACTCGCGATCAAGAACAT cCAGATGTTGCGTTCCCACTTCAACCTCCCGAAACGCTGAACTCTACTGCAAAGAAGGCATGTCTCTCAATGATCCATAGTCGCCTTCACAATGAAATTGAGAACTTCTGTAAACAG GTTGCCTCTGAGAATCTGATCAGGAAGCCTTACATTAATTGGGCTGTAAAGCGCGTTGCACGTTCTCTACAAGTATTATGGCCTAGATCGCGTACAAACATTTTTGGTTCAAACGCTACTGGGTTGTCACTCCCATCGAGTGATGTGGACCTTGTGGTCTCTCTTCCTCCTGTGAGGAATCTG GAACCAATTAAAGAAGCTGGGATCTTAGAGGGGCGAAATGGGATCAAAGAAACATGCCTTCAG CATGCAGCTAGATATCTGGCTAACCAGGAGTGGGTAAAAAATGATTCTCTGAAGATCGTGGAAAATACTGCT ATACCAATTATAATGCTTGTGGTGGAAGTTCCACATGACCTCATTTCGTCGTCTCTATCAAATTTACAAACACCAAAAGCTGAACCAACTGAGTTGACTGTTGAAGAAGGCAATACTTTTCAGGCTGATTCGACTTGTTCGGATTCCTCATCTTCACCACAGTGGTCTAAGATGAATGAATGTGTGAAGGATGTAAAAGCAGTTCGACTTGATATTAGTTTCAAATCGCCTTCTCATACAGGATTACAGACCACAGAGCTG GTAAAAGAGCTCACAGAACAGTTTCCTGCTACCACACCTCTTGCTTTGGTGCTAAAACAGTTCCTAGCAGATCGCAGTCTTGACCAGTCATATTCAGGCGGTTTAAGTTCATATTGTCTA GTACTATTGATCACACGGTTTTTGCAGCATGAACATCATCACAGTCGACCAATTGATCAA AACTTGGGGAGCCTCCTGATGGACTTTTTCTACTTCTTTGG GAATGTGTTTGATCCTCGTCAAATACGTGTCTCAATACAGGGAAGCGGCTTATACATAAATAGAGAACGAGGGTGCAG CATTGATCCAATTTGCATTGATGATCCTCTGTACCCAACCAATAATGTGGGGCGGAACTGCTTTCGCATACACCAATGCATCAAG GCATTTGCGGATGCTTATTCCATTTTGGAAAATGAGATAGCTTCTCTTCCATGCAACGATGAATCTAATTCAGTGCCTCAAGTTAAGCTACTCCCAAGAATTGTTCCAAGCATTGAGGTTTCTGAGGTATCTTAA
- the LOC101252827 gene encoding uncharacterized protein isoform X4: MKKSNFSSPLPQKSMNNSRQQLFDSLTSHISLYNSQKPPFPNHNPNPRSSLIKWFSSLSIPQRQAHLTIVHSNFVQILLQMLGKLQSNGHGFFFILPDMPSDGSDLPSVCFRKSHGLLARVAESNESERRVRQSVRIFNSKEGEGENGVSGLLDFVDALTVSEEFVGNVDTFVNAMDGVTNRKFLRGEESGLSSEWVELGWLKEKGYYSIEAFVANRLEVALRLAWLNHNNGKKRGVKLKDKVNSVGVGANAFWRKKGCVDWWGKLDEATRVKILRNGLGKAAKSLITDTLKGARGVSADKTWLCSSTLEQPLRGNPTLSDRRNFMNLSVSDARVAKKSMHHASVFGVSCSFNQLLDCLFMLEDISTVLLACPHSVCEPPDSEKLFFSSFESVNTLSDCILRKLRGLLMIISLDCTKYELLEDENLNSLPKQNKEILGASNRKKKGKNRKVKKSNSLPKPKTDGLRPAKSTEDKGDTSMRCDNVYNSSSTGLVDKFCGDNVHSSLPSGSVNREQQKDHVKESLPSLIDMGEGPDNQTVRSASRKKRKERNKIKNPSLITSGEDDSVVQSGSKDSCIDNEKREPEMSILSRSSRDSGSAGSFEGYRNPCLTDHLPKEGVMENGTVAVAVETTNREGDSAISSVMPAIESGRTLSNGKEFKKLNRAGFLEQKIEVGDANTNLTSLQEKGSVDVYDTGPMNSPSYVSYEWPSVAPVHLPCGDSHLPRATDRLHLDVSRNWKSHFRHSFLRNVRHVRNSSIETGCPGIISGPLPMSLDWPPMVRSINRLAAPSVTCNYDAGFISRRTSFQQDIAAQSMHCNVVSTEDERVYSGDLMDFSDLANSHEVGEDHDYHWMSEEELEVHAVSGVDYNQYFGGGVMYWNPSDHLGTNFSRPPSLSSDDSSWAWRDADMNRAVDDMVAFSSSYSTNGLTSPSGASFCSPFDALGSGHQAVGYVIPGSEITSKVLQSSSSADLVTVENASGSLSSLPAEVEAKSVDSLAYPILRPIVIPSMSRERSRSDFKRSHDHKSPCVPPSRREQPRIKRPPSPVVLCVPRAPHPPPPSPVGDSRRHRGFPTVRSGSSSPRQWGVKGWFHDGINFEEACIRMDGSEVVWPAWRSKSLSAHQLTQPLPGALLQDRLIAISQLTRDQEHPDVAFPLQPPETLNSTAKKACLSMIHSRLHNEIENFCKQVASENLIRKPYINWAVKRVARSLQVLWPRSRTNIFGSNATGLSLPSSDVDLVVSLPPVRNLEPIKEAGILEGRNGIKETCLQHAARYLANQEWVKNDSLKIVENTAIPIIMLVVEVPHDLISSSLSNLQTPKAEPTELTVEEGNTFQADSTCSDSSSSPQWSKMNECVKDVKAVRLDISFKSPSHTGLQTTELVKELTEQFPATTPLALVLKQFLADRSLDQSYSGGLSSYCLVLLITRFLQHEHHHSRPIDQNLGSLLMDFFYFFGNVFDPRQIRVSIQGSGLYINRERGCSIDPICIDDPLYPTNNVGRNCFRIHQCIKAFADAYSILENEIASLPCNDESNSVPQVKLLPRIVPSIEVSEVS; encoded by the exons atgaaaaaatcgaACTTTAGTTCGCCTTTGCCCCAAAAATCTATGAACAATTCAAGACAGCAGCTTTTTGATTCCCTCACATCTCACATTTCTCTCTACAATTCACAAAAACCTCCATTTCCTAAtcataaccctaaccctagatCATCGCTGATCAAATGGTTCTCTTCCCTTTCGATTCCTCAACGCCAAGCTCATCTCACAATTGTTCACTCGAATTTCGTTCAAATCCTGTTGCAAATGCTTGGTAAACTTCAATCCAATGGTCATGGGTTTTTCTTCATCCTACCTGACATGCCTTCAGATGGTTCTGATCTTCCAAGCGTTTGTTTCAGGAAGTCTCATGGGTTATTAGCTCGAGTTGCGGAGTCCAATGAGTCAGAAAGGCGAGTTCGTCAGTCTGTACGGATTTTCAACTCGAAAGAAGGAGAAGGGGAAAATGGGGTTTCGGGTTTGTTGGATTTTGTTGATGCTTTGACTGTAAGTGAGGAATTTGTTGGAAATGTGGATACTTTTGTGAATGCAATGGATGGTGTTACGAATAGGAAGTTTTTGAGAGGGGAAGAAAGTGGGTTGAGCTCAGAATGGGTGGAATTGGGGTGGTTGAAAGAGAAGGGTTATTATAGCATCGAGGCTTTTGTGGCGAATAGGTTGGAGGTGGCGTTACGATTGGCATGGTTGAATCATAATAATGGGAAAAAGAGAGGTGTAAAGCTGAAAGATAAGGTGAATTCTGTAGGTGTAGGGGCAAATGCATTTTGGAGGAAGAAAGGGTGTGTAGACTGGTGGGGTAAGTTAGATGAGGCAACAAGGGTCAAGATTCTTCGTAATGGCTTAGGGAAGGCAGCAAAATCACTG ATTACTGACACTTTGAAAGGGGCAAGAGGTGTTTCAGCGGATAAAACTTGGCTATGCAGTTCAACACTAGAACAACCTCTGAGGGGTAATCCTACTTTGTCTGATCGAAGAAACTTTATGAATCTCAGTGTGTCAGATGCAAGAGTTGCAAAAAAGAGCATGCATCATGCATCAGTGTTTGGAGTCTCGTGTTCATTCAACCAGTTACTTGATTGTTTGTTTATGCTTGAGGATATCTCCACTGTGCTGTTGGCATGTCCACATTCTGTTTGCGAGCCTCCTGATAGTGAAAAATTATTCTTTAGTTCATTTGAATCTGTTAATACTCTTTCTGATtgtatattaagaaaattacgGGGGTTACTCATGATTATTTCTCTTGACTGTACAAAGTATGAGCTACTAGAGGACGAAAACTTGAATTCCTTACCAAAGCAAAACAAAGAGATACTTGGTGCTTCGAACCgtaagaaaaaagggaaaaaccGTAAGGTGAAGAAATCAAATTCTTTGCCAAAACCTAAAACAGATGGTTTGAGGCCTGCTAAAAGCACTGAG GACAAGGGAGACACATCCATGCGTTGTGATAATGTATATAATAGTTCGTCTACTGGTTTGGTCGATAAATTTTGTGGCGATAATGTACATAGTAGTTTGCCCAGTGGATCGGTCAACAGAGAACAGCAGAAGGATCATGTTAAAGAGAGTCTTCCATCTTTGATCGATATG GGTGAAGGACCAGATAATCAAACTGTTAGAAGTGCTTCaaggaagaaaaggaaagaaagaaacaagatTAAGAACCCTAGCTTGATAACTTCTGGGGAAGATG ATTCGGTTGTTCAAAGCGGATCAAAAGATTCTTGTATTGACAATGAGAAACGTGAACCAGAAATGAGCATTCTGAGTCGAAGCAGTAGGGATTCTGGTTCTGCTGGTTCTTTTGAAGGTTACAGGAATCCTTGTTTGACAGACCATTTGCCCAAAGAGGGAGTGATGGAAAATGGAACGGTAGCTGTTGCAGTGGAAACTACCAATAGGGAAGGCGATTCTGCTATATCTTCTGTAATGCCTGCGATTGAATCTGGACGCACTCTTTCAAACGGCAAGGAGTTCAAAAAATTGAACAGAGCAGGTTTTCTTGAGCAGAAAATTGAAGTTGGTGATGCCAACACAAATTTGACCTCGTTACAGGAGAAAGGAAGTGTTGATGTTTATGATACAGGGCCGATGAATTCTCCATCTTATGTTTCGTATGAGTGGCCCAGTGTAGCTCCTGTTCATCTTCCATGCGGTGATTCACATCTCCCACGGGCTACTGATAGATTGCACCTTGATGTCAGTCGCAACTGGAAAAGTCATTTTCGTCATTCTTTTCTACGCAACGTACGCCATGTAAGAAATTCTTCAATTGAAACAGGATGCCCTGGAATCATATCTGGACCTTTGCCAATGAGTTTAGATTGGCCCCCAATGGTGCGCAGTATCAATAGACTAGCTGCTCCATCAGTTACATGCAATTATGATGCTGGGTTTATATCTAGGAGAACGTCTTTCCAGCAAGATATAGCAGCTCAAAGCATGCACTGCAATGTGGTGAGTACTGAGGATGAAAGGGTGTATTCTGGTGACTTAATGGACTTCTCCGATCTTGCAAATTCACATGAAGTGGGTGAAGACCATGATTATCACTGGATGTCTGAAGAAGAGTTAGAGGTACATGCTGTTTCCGGGGTGGACTATAATCAGTACTTTGGAGGTGGTGTTATGTATTGGAATCCTTCTGATCATCTTGGTACTAATTTTTCACGTCCTCCCTCTCTTAGCTCGGATGATAGCTCATGGGCATGGAGGGACGCAGACATGAATAGGGCAGTTGATGATATGGTTGCCTTCTCTTCTTCCTACAGTACAAATGGTTTGACTTCTCCTTCTGGTGCTTCCTTTTGCTCTCCATTCGATGCTTTAGGTTCAGGACATCAGGCTGTTGGTTATGTTATACCAGGAAGTGAGATTACCAGCAAGGTTCTGCAGTCATCATCATCAGCAGATCTAGTGACAGTAGAGAATGCTTCAGGATCCTTGTCCAGTTTGCCCGCTGAAGTTGAAGCAAAGTCTGTGGATTCACTCGCATACCCCATTTTACGACCCATTGTCATTCCCAGTATGTCTCGGGAGAGATCAAGATCAGATTTTAAGCGCAGTCATGATCATAAAAGTCCTTGTGTTCCTCCCAGTAGGCGGGAGCAACCTAGGATCAAGAGGCCTCCATCACCTGTTGTCCTCTGTGTTCCACGTGCTCCTCATCCGCCTCCTCCTTCTCCAGTTGGTGATTCTAGAAGGCACAGAGGTTTTCCAACAGTTCGGTCTGGTAGCTCCAGCCCTAGGCAGTGGGGTGTCAAAGGTTGGTTCCATGATGGAATTAATTTTGAAGAAGCCTGTATACGCATGGATGGTAGTGAAGTAGTTTGGCCTGCTTGGAGGAGTAAAAGTCTCTCAGCCCATCAGTTAACGCAACCTCTACCTGGAGCTTTGCTGCAGGACCGCCTAATCGCAATTTCACAGTTAACTCGCGATCAAGAACAT cCAGATGTTGCGTTCCCACTTCAACCTCCCGAAACGCTGAACTCTACTGCAAAGAAGGCATGTCTCTCAATGATCCATAGTCGCCTTCACAATGAAATTGAGAACTTCTGTAAACAG GTTGCCTCTGAGAATCTGATCAGGAAGCCTTACATTAATTGGGCTGTAAAGCGCGTTGCACGTTCTCTACAAGTATTATGGCCTAGATCGCGTACAAACATTTTTGGTTCAAACGCTACTGGGTTGTCACTCCCATCGAGTGATGTGGACCTTGTGGTCTCTCTTCCTCCTGTGAGGAATCTG GAACCAATTAAAGAAGCTGGGATCTTAGAGGGGCGAAATGGGATCAAAGAAACATGCCTTCAG CATGCAGCTAGATATCTGGCTAACCAGGAGTGGGTAAAAAATGATTCTCTGAAGATCGTGGAAAATACTGCT ATACCAATTATAATGCTTGTGGTGGAAGTTCCACATGACCTCATTTCGTCGTCTCTATCAAATTTACAAACACCAAAAGCTGAACCAACTGAGTTGACTGTTGAAGAAGGCAATACTTTTCAGGCTGATTCGACTTGTTCGGATTCCTCATCTTCACCACAGTGGTCTAAGATGAATGAATGTGTGAAGGATGTAAAAGCAGTTCGACTTGATATTAGTTTCAAATCGCCTTCTCATACAGGATTACAGACCACAGAGCTG GTAAAAGAGCTCACAGAACAGTTTCCTGCTACCACACCTCTTGCTTTGGTGCTAAAACAGTTCCTAGCAGATCGCAGTCTTGACCAGTCATATTCAGGCGGTTTAAGTTCATATTGTCTA GTACTATTGATCACACGGTTTTTGCAGCATGAACATCATCACAGTCGACCAATTGATCAA AACTTGGGGAGCCTCCTGATGGACTTTTTCTACTTCTTTGG GAATGTGTTTGATCCTCGTCAAATACGTGTCTCAATACAGGGAAGCGGCTTATACATAAATAGAGAACGAGGGTGCAG CATTGATCCAATTTGCATTGATGATCCTCTGTACCCAACCAATAATGTGGGGCGGAACTGCTTTCGCATACACCAATGCATCAAG GCATTTGCGGATGCTTATTCCATTTTGGAAAATGAGATAGCTTCTCTTCCATGCAACGATGAATCTAATTCAGTGCCTCAAGTTAAGCTACTCCCAAGAATTGTTCCAAGCATTGAGGTTTCTGAGGTATCTTAA